The following proteins are co-located in the Pedobacter sp. FW305-3-2-15-E-R2A2 genome:
- a CDS encoding RagB/SusD family nutrient uptake outer membrane protein, with protein sequence MKNIYKIAVYGAVICLAGLGGCKKEFLEVTPNDKTNAKDAFSSPEKIAVAMTGLYDLTSTGDYTNNMILNNDVKGGNVMVVSGAGNYGRFVNGYQFIETVNSVEPSNYWTVAYRVIGNANQFEANIPTAPITEAQKTAYLAEARAIRADAYFWLVRWYGKPYNLDPEAPGVPIVKLPLGPNDTPPGRAKVKEVYDFILADLKFAEANLPARSNIYRMNGAAIQGLLARVYLNMGNYPEASKYAKLARASRPLGNAASLLAGFSNPSSEWIYAINVRTDDNQGFIAVSSFYDPYDVGYSSFRVTDEFLNSFSETDVRKQQFLVKESLNASPSTAMYRRRGTEGYLINKFDFNTTPANNQVLIRSSEMYLIEAEAEARQGLTHEAAAKAALLPIQLRAGTATVISLNTGQALIDEIMVERDKELYGEGHKFFDLLRTKTPVTRSGVSHWKIVNFQPGDNKLVFPIPQVETDANPILKGQQNPGYQ encoded by the coding sequence ATGAAAAATATATATAAAATCGCAGTATATGGTGCGGTCATCTGCCTTGCCGGACTTGGTGGATGTAAAAAAGAGTTTTTGGAAGTGACGCCAAATGACAAGACAAATGCAAAGGACGCTTTCTCCTCTCCGGAAAAAATCGCAGTAGCGATGACGGGTCTGTATGATTTGACCAGTACCGGAGATTACACCAATAACATGATCTTAAATAATGATGTAAAAGGTGGTAATGTGATGGTGGTGAGCGGAGCGGGAAATTATGGTCGCTTTGTAAACGGATACCAGTTCATTGAAACAGTGAACTCCGTAGAGCCTTCGAACTATTGGACTGTTGCCTACAGGGTAATTGGAAATGCGAATCAATTTGAAGCAAATATTCCAACTGCACCCATCACTGAAGCGCAAAAAACGGCTTACCTTGCAGAAGCAAGAGCAATTCGCGCCGATGCTTATTTCTGGTTAGTGAGGTGGTACGGAAAACCATATAATCTGGATCCGGAAGCACCTGGGGTTCCTATTGTGAAACTTCCTTTAGGTCCTAACGACACCCCTCCGGGTAGAGCTAAGGTTAAAGAAGTTTATGATTTTATTCTTGCAGACCTGAAATTTGCAGAAGCAAACCTTCCTGCCAGAAGCAATATCTATAGAATGAATGGTGCTGCCATTCAGGGACTGCTTGCCAGGGTATACCTTAACATGGGAAATTATCCGGAAGCAAGTAAATATGCTAAATTGGCAAGAGCATCAAGACCATTAGGTAATGCGGCTTCTTTGCTGGCCGGTTTTAGCAACCCAAGTTCGGAATGGATTTATGCCATTAACGTAAGAACAGATGATAACCAGGGCTTTATTGCAGTGAGTTCTTTCTACGATCCTTATGATGTTGGTTACTCTAGTTTCAGGGTAACGGATGAGTTTTTAAATTCATTTAGTGAAACAGACGTTCGTAAACAACAGTTTTTAGTGAAGGAAAGTTTAAATGCGTCTCCAAGTACGGCAATGTACCGCAGGAGAGGTACTGAAGGGTATCTGATCAATAAATTTGATTTTAATACGACGCCTGCCAATAATCAGGTGCTGATTCGCTCTTCAGAAATGTATCTCATTGAAGCGGAGGCTGAAGCCAGGCAGGGATTGACGCATGAGGCTGCTGCAAAAGCTGCGCTTCTGCCAATTCAGTTAAGAGCTGGAACGGCTACCGTAATTTCACTAAATACCGGTCAGGCTTTGATTGACGAAATTATGGTGGAAAGAGATAAAGAATTGTATGGAGAAGGACATAAGTTTTTTGACTTGTTGAGAACGAAAACCCCGGTTACAAGATCTGGAGTCAGCCATTGGAAAATTGTAAACTTCCAACCAGGCGATAACAAATTGGTGTTCCCAATTCCACAGGTAGAAACAGATGCGAACCCTATTTTAAAAGGTCAGCAGAACCCAGGTTATCAATAG
- a CDS encoding dihydrodipicolinate synthase family protein gives MNNHTFKGIIAYPITPFNTQEQIDLPLFKKLVERLVTSGSHGIAPLGSTGVMPYLNDEEKEAITEATIQQVAGRLPVVTGVSNLTTERTIYHAKFAEKAGSTAVMIIPMSYWKLTDNEIFSHYEAVAKSISIPIMAYNNPATGGIDMSPALLKKLLEIPNVTMIKESSGDLQRMHTLRRDLGEEVAFFNGSNPLALGAFAAGALGWCTAAANLIPELNIGLYDAIQKSDLPSAQNLFYKQLNLLKYLLAKGLPRAIKSGLEILGEEGGELRGPLKPLNSQEVTELATLLNALKA, from the coding sequence ATGAATAACCATACATTTAAAGGCATTATCGCCTACCCCATTACCCCTTTTAATACCCAGGAACAAATAGACCTTCCCCTCTTCAAAAAACTCGTAGAGCGTTTGGTTACTTCTGGTTCCCACGGTATTGCACCGCTTGGCAGTACAGGAGTAATGCCTTATCTCAACGACGAAGAAAAGGAAGCCATCACTGAAGCCACCATTCAGCAGGTTGCCGGAAGGCTTCCTGTAGTTACCGGGGTCTCGAATCTGACCACAGAAAGGACCATTTATCATGCTAAATTTGCAGAGAAAGCGGGAAGTACAGCAGTAATGATCATTCCTATGAGTTACTGGAAACTAACGGACAACGAGATTTTCAGTCATTATGAAGCCGTAGCCAAATCGATCTCTATACCGATCATGGCCTACAATAACCCGGCTACAGGAGGAATAGATATGTCTCCGGCCCTGTTGAAAAAGTTACTGGAGATCCCGAATGTGACGATGATCAAGGAAAGCTCCGGAGATCTGCAGCGCATGCATACCCTCCGCAGAGATTTAGGAGAAGAGGTCGCCTTTTTTAACGGTTCTAATCCCCTTGCTTTGGGCGCTTTTGCTGCAGGAGCTTTAGGCTGGTGCACCGCAGCGGCGAACCTGATTCCTGAATTGAACATTGGTTTGTACGATGCCATTCAAAAGAGCGACTTACCTTCCGCTCAAAACCTTTTTTACAAACAGCTTAATTTGTTAAAATACCTCTTGGCAAAAGGTCTTCCAAGGGCAATTAAATCTGGTCTGGAAATCCTTGGCGAAGAGGGTGGTGAACTGAGAGGTCCGTTAAAACCACTGAACAGTCAGGAAGTAACAGAATTGGCTACTTTGCTAAATGCGCTAAAAGCATAA
- a CDS encoding cupin domain-containing protein — protein sequence MKTTAEKTAQLSSKDFHQTFARPNYVRPEKFIHRNVEQAGVHNQFSTERKHPVFFVDLPTRNVSMTIGGLLPGQLTNKHRHTYETVLFVIEGKGYTEIEGEKVEWQAGDAVYIPVWAWHRHQNLSDTEPAKYIACENAPQLQHLGVALREEEGRDL from the coding sequence ATGAAAACAACAGCAGAAAAAACAGCACAACTATCTTCAAAAGATTTCCACCAAACCTTTGCCCGTCCAAACTATGTAAGACCTGAGAAGTTCATACACAGGAATGTAGAGCAGGCAGGCGTTCATAACCAGTTCTCTACAGAAAGAAAACACCCGGTGTTTTTTGTAGACCTTCCTACCAGAAATGTAAGCATGACCATCGGCGGACTTTTACCGGGACAGCTCACCAATAAACACCGCCATACCTATGAAACCGTATTGTTTGTCATTGAAGGAAAAGGTTATACCGAGATCGAAGGTGAAAAAGTAGAATGGCAGGCCGGAGATGCAGTATATATTCCGGTATGGGCATGGCACCGTCATCAGAACCTGAGTGATACAGAACCGGCAAAATACATTGCCTGCGAAAATGCACCTCAGCTACAACACCTGGGTGTAGCCTTAAGAGAAGAAGAAGGCAGAGACCTGTAA
- a CDS encoding PLP-dependent aminotransferase family protein, with translation MSIPFDRTNFVYFWTTKIIQFLLKLMGQMLRPWKTILNIELGSHKSVFQQIADGIIGEIKKGRLKPGMSLPGSRILAADIGVNRKTVVLAYEELMAEGWLETAYKKGTFVSEKLPKQKERRRQRNEESIASVKNFSFTAFGSGMPASVNADVPLIVFNDGLPDVKLAPLDELARAYKRIFQQKARWRMLGYANERGEERLRTAIATMLTMDRGLSFGIDQICITRGSQMALYLTAQILIKPGDIVAMETPGYRPAFEAFRHAGATIAPVEIDEQGIRIAELEQLCKKSQLKAVYVTPHHQFPTTVSMKADRRLQLLALSNQYGFAVIEDDYDHDYHFGLRSLLPLASYDQAENVIYISSLSKLIAPAVRVGYVAGPASFIDSLAALRMTIDRQGDPVMENAVAELMEEGIVNKHAKRALGIYRERRSVMSKYLDQYLKEKADYQLPEGGLAFWLRFKKPVDTVAFSELLLKHGVQVISTERFSFNGKALNALRLGYAALDEAELERGIQIIASLIP, from the coding sequence ATGTCAATTCCTTTTGACAGGACAAATTTTGTGTATTTTTGGACGACTAAAATCATCCAGTTTTTACTAAAACTAATGGGCCAGATGCTGAGACCTTGGAAAACCATACTGAACATCGAATTGGGAAGTCATAAATCTGTATTCCAGCAGATTGCGGACGGGATTATCGGAGAGATCAAAAAGGGGCGGCTAAAACCGGGAATGTCCTTGCCGGGAAGCCGGATTCTGGCTGCCGACATTGGTGTAAACCGTAAAACGGTGGTTCTTGCTTATGAAGAACTGATGGCGGAGGGCTGGCTGGAAACTGCTTATAAAAAAGGAACTTTTGTTTCTGAAAAACTGCCAAAGCAAAAAGAACGGCGCAGGCAAAGAAATGAGGAAAGCATCGCTTCGGTAAAGAACTTTTCTTTTACTGCATTTGGTTCCGGAATGCCGGCAAGTGTCAACGCGGATGTCCCTTTGATTGTCTTTAATGATGGATTGCCTGATGTAAAACTGGCGCCTCTGGATGAACTGGCGCGTGCCTATAAGCGGATTTTTCAGCAAAAAGCAAGGTGGAGAATGCTGGGTTATGCCAATGAAAGGGGAGAAGAGCGGCTGCGTACCGCCATTGCAACCATGTTGACCATGGACCGAGGCTTAAGTTTCGGAATTGATCAGATTTGCATTACCCGGGGGAGCCAGATGGCATTGTACCTCACGGCTCAGATCCTGATCAAGCCGGGGGATATCGTGGCCATGGAAACACCGGGATACCGGCCTGCTTTTGAAGCATTCAGGCATGCAGGAGCAACCATTGCACCTGTAGAGATCGATGAACAGGGCATTCGCATTGCGGAACTGGAGCAGCTGTGTAAGAAAAGTCAGCTGAAAGCGGTTTATGTCACCCCGCACCATCAGTTTCCCACTACCGTCAGTATGAAAGCCGACCGGAGGTTGCAGTTGCTGGCACTGTCCAATCAATATGGATTTGCGGTTATAGAAGATGATTATGACCATGATTACCATTTTGGACTGAGGAGTTTATTGCCACTTGCCAGTTATGACCAGGCAGAGAATGTGATTTACATTAGTTCTTTGAGTAAACTCATCGCTCCGGCAGTAAGGGTAGGTTATGTGGCTGGTCCGGCTTCTTTTATTGATTCTTTAGCAGCGTTGAGGATGACCATAGACCGGCAGGGAGACCCGGTAATGGAAAATGCAGTGGCAGAATTGATGGAAGAAGGGATTGTCAATAAACATGCGAAACGGGCATTGGGCATTTATCGCGAAAGAAGGTCGGTCATGAGTAAATACCTGGACCAGTATTTAAAAGAAAAAGCGGATTATCAACTCCCTGAAGGTGGACTGGCCTTTTGGTTAAGGTTTAAAAAACCGGTTGACACTGTGGCCTTCTCAGAACTCTTATTGAAACATGGTGTCCAGGTGATCTCTACGGAAAGGTTTTCTTTCAATGGAAAAGCCTTAAATGCCTTACGTCTGGGCTATGCCGCACTGGACGAAGCAGAACTGGAACGGGGAATCCAGATCATCGCTTCTTTAATTCCTTAA
- a CDS encoding helix-turn-helix domain-containing protein: MKQHIPVHKMAERNGIGLEMLYFQSVNKERATLLGAHRDDHYIFIFQEEGSTQVMLDFKTINVEGCALLYIIPGQVHHILNTENSSGWFLAVETLLVAEEYRQILEHVILEQESLLLDEGGKNKFKQCIQLVHERFLDMNQPLSKQIVHSLLSSYIGMLAEAYLLTKPKSEALNTRPVQLTRQFRTLLLQDFKTVKGPAEYAAKLNISLTYLNEVVKSNTGFPVSYWIHHEIILEAKRLLYHTDLSLKEIAFSLGFTDHTYFSRLFTKVSGGSAGKFRKSYR, translated from the coding sequence ATGAAACAACATATCCCTGTCCATAAAATGGCCGAACGCAATGGCATAGGCCTGGAAATGCTTTATTTCCAAAGCGTAAATAAGGAACGTGCAACCCTGTTGGGGGCACATAGAGATGATCATTATATTTTCATTTTTCAGGAAGAGGGAAGTACGCAGGTCATGCTTGATTTTAAAACGATCAATGTGGAGGGCTGTGCCTTATTGTACATCATCCCCGGGCAGGTACACCATATCCTGAACACCGAAAACTCCTCGGGTTGGTTTCTTGCAGTGGAAACCTTGTTGGTCGCAGAAGAATACCGTCAGATTCTGGAACATGTGATTCTGGAGCAGGAGTCCCTGCTGCTGGACGAGGGCGGCAAGAATAAGTTTAAACAATGTATTCAGCTGGTGCATGAAAGGTTCCTGGATATGAATCAGCCACTGAGCAAACAGATTGTTCATTCCCTGCTCTCTTCCTATATCGGGATGCTGGCCGAAGCTTACCTGCTGACTAAGCCTAAAAGTGAAGCCTTAAATACCAGGCCAGTGCAGCTGACCCGGCAATTCAGAACATTGCTGCTTCAGGACTTTAAAACGGTAAAGGGGCCTGCTGAGTATGCAGCTAAACTGAATATTTCCCTCACTTACCTCAATGAAGTGGTAAAGTCCAATACGGGATTTCCGGTGAGTTACTGGATTCATCATGAAATTATCCTGGAAGCAAAACGGCTATTATACCATACTGACCTTAGCCTAAAGGAGATTGCCTTCTCCCTGGGCTTCACCGATCATACCTATTTTTCGAGATTGTTTACCAAGGTTTCCGGTGGTTCAGCAGGGAAGTTTAGAAAGAGTTACCGCTAA
- a CDS encoding siderophore-interacting protein: MNMLKRKALQLIERQLGKTGIVLEVRSWNPSTFYEVDLHLPGVDMNKWTSVQHMKTKVAEHVYRDYTPASWDAETQTCTLYIDASHDGDGSRWASQLRKGDQICYLGIGGTNAKPIDGKKILCLGDSSCVGHFLALEQLVGKGNVAGALVIKEENHRAEFASYFDTLLEAIPAKLSSNIDNLHDWLKEQQWGSNAIYIAGNVPMVVGLKQKIRKLPDFDAAVKVQGFWW; encoded by the coding sequence ATGAATATGCTAAAGAGGAAAGCACTGCAATTAATCGAACGTCAATTGGGAAAAACGGGGATTGTCCTGGAGGTCAGAAGCTGGAACCCTTCTACCTTTTACGAAGTTGACCTGCACCTTCCGGGAGTAGATATGAACAAATGGACTTCGGTGCAACATATGAAAACAAAGGTCGCGGAACATGTATACCGGGATTATACGCCTGCCAGTTGGGATGCGGAAACACAAACCTGTACCCTTTATATTGACGCTTCACATGATGGCGATGGCAGTAGATGGGCTTCTCAATTGCGTAAAGGGGATCAGATCTGTTACCTCGGGATAGGAGGGACCAACGCAAAACCTATAGATGGTAAGAAAATCTTATGTCTTGGCGACAGCTCCTGTGTCGGACATTTCCTGGCTTTGGAGCAATTGGTAGGGAAAGGAAATGTGGCCGGTGCACTGGTCATCAAAGAAGAAAACCACCGCGCTGAATTTGCCAGTTATTTTGATACCTTACTCGAAGCGATTCCTGCAAAACTGAGCAGCAACATTGATAACCTGCACGACTGGTTAAAAGAACAGCAATGGGGAAGCAATGCGATATATATCGCCGGAAATGTGCCTATGGTGGTTGGCCTGAAACAAAAAATCCGGAAACTGCCAGATTTTGATGCTGCGGTAAAAGTACAGGGATTCTGGTGGTAA
- a CDS encoding DUF3995 domain-containing protein, translating into MIFALVAINTLIFIFLSLLHIYWVFGGTWALKNALPVRVSGEQAMKPGKFGTLIVALGLALFAFTTLANLGIADSMIDRRYIHIGTYVISGIFCLRAIGDFKYIGLMKSIKGTNFAKEDTRTYVPLCLVLSLFSLSIPLMTCGQ; encoded by the coding sequence ATGATATTTGCACTAGTCGCCATTAACACCCTAATCTTTATCTTTCTTTCTTTGTTGCACATCTACTGGGTTTTTGGAGGAACCTGGGCCTTAAAAAATGCGTTACCGGTAAGAGTTAGCGGGGAACAGGCCATGAAGCCGGGTAAGTTTGGAACCCTGATCGTAGCATTGGGACTTGCCTTATTTGCTTTTACTACCCTGGCAAACCTTGGCATTGCCGATTCAATGATCGACAGAAGGTACATTCACATTGGCACTTATGTGATTTCCGGGATCTTCTGCCTTCGTGCCATCGGAGATTTCAAATATATCGGACTGATGAAAAGCATCAAGGGAACCAATTTCGCAAAAGAAGACACCAGGACTTATGTTCCGCTCTGCCTTGTGCTTTCTTTATTTAGCTTATCGATCCCATTGATGACCTGCGGACAATAA
- a CDS encoding class I SAM-dependent methyltransferase, whose amino-acid sequence MKKEWTEEELRAVASQLSQPTGEAGIKTGERMAISNENMITRTIESLQLSADEKVLEIGQGNGSHIGLLMEKATGLRYIGTDISTTMMEEAARINEDLVQSGSVSFELSDGEHLAFPADTFQKIFTVNTLYFWKDPKAYAAEIYKVLKPGGRFCIAFAAKEFMEQLPFTKWEFQLYTAQMLSELLKEAGFHILEVIEEKDNTQSNLGTAVQRDIVIVAAGK is encoded by the coding sequence ATGAAAAAAGAATGGACTGAAGAAGAATTGAGAGCAGTGGCCAGTCAGCTGAGTCAACCTACAGGTGAGGCTGGAATAAAGACTGGTGAGCGGATGGCAATTTCGAATGAAAATATGATTACCAGAACGATTGAATCTTTGCAGCTAAGTGCTGATGAAAAGGTTTTGGAGATCGGGCAGGGGAACGGCAGCCATATTGGTTTGCTGATGGAAAAGGCAACAGGCTTACGATATATCGGAACGGATATTTCTACAACGATGATGGAAGAGGCAGCGAGGATTAACGAGGACCTGGTTCAGTCAGGATCAGTTTCTTTTGAGCTGTCTGATGGAGAACACCTTGCTTTTCCGGCAGATACCTTTCAAAAGATTTTTACAGTGAACACCCTTTATTTCTGGAAAGATCCCAAGGCCTATGCAGCGGAGATTTACAAAGTATTAAAACCCGGTGGCCGTTTCTGTATCGCATTTGCGGCCAAAGAATTTATGGAGCAGCTGCCATTTACAAAATGGGAATTTCAACTTTATACTGCGCAGATGTTAAGTGAGCTGCTGAAAGAGGCAGGTTTTCATATCCTGGAAGTTATAGAAGAAAAGGACAATACCCAAAGTAATTTAGGTACAGCTGTTCAGCGCGATATTGTGATCGTTGCTGCAGGGAAATAG
- a CDS encoding DUF2207 domain-containing protein: protein MNHKFFRYYCYLLFFILLQFPQQLSAQTERILSFHSDIKIDSSGLVRITELIKVNANGDQIKRGLVRTLPLYRKDIYSTRKKMDFLVEHVVKNGIEEPFSTKEADGMRSIYIGRESVLLEPGIYEYKIVYSTRGQVGFFKDYDELYWNVTGNEWAFPIDTASANIQFPKGAKGGNTVCYTGIAGSKAHDCNSFSESDGSITFKTNQPLNPGEGFTVAAAFSSGFIKKPSFTERLFTEYKEIAITALLLIALGGYLFFTWQRYGVDPESPTVIPSFNVPGDFSPAMLRYFNKRKSDQKGFATSVVNMAVKKVIRIRKEADDYVLERASDDISVLSPEEQQLYQHLLGTRSKISIDQSNNNTISTARRAYETSVKVKLDFEKYFVKHSKHLIKGVLATIAAFALFMYFVGGGYPLVLLFFAPFLGAGLFCIYIGIKGLRSTYGISLFLVLFGLGFAGAPGWMLFQFIGKMEPTSAVFIILATLMFLSFIYLIKAPTLYGAAMLSEIAGFKMYLETAEQHRLNLLNPPELSPQLFEKFLPYAMALDVENAWGAKFEQIFDGTDYQPDWYSGNSFPYRSFGSGFSKPLSSAFESATPSISTSSGSGSSSGSSGSSSWSSGSSSSGSSGGGGGGGGGGGW, encoded by the coding sequence ATGAACCACAAATTTTTCCGATACTACTGTTACCTGCTCTTCTTTATTCTCCTTCAGTTTCCTCAGCAGCTATCTGCACAAACAGAAAGAATTCTTTCTTTTCATTCCGACATTAAGATTGACAGCTCAGGATTGGTCAGGATCACCGAGCTGATCAAGGTAAATGCCAACGGAGACCAGATCAAAAGAGGCCTGGTAAGAACACTGCCCTTATACCGGAAAGATATTTATAGCACCAGGAAAAAGATGGACTTTTTAGTGGAGCATGTTGTCAAAAATGGTATTGAAGAACCTTTTTCTACGAAAGAGGCCGACGGCATGAGGTCTATTTATATCGGACGCGAAAGCGTATTGCTCGAGCCTGGTATTTATGAATACAAGATCGTTTACAGCACCAGAGGACAGGTTGGATTTTTTAAGGATTACGACGAATTGTACTGGAATGTAACCGGAAATGAATGGGCCTTCCCTATTGATACCGCTTCTGCCAACATCCAATTCCCCAAGGGAGCAAAAGGCGGAAATACCGTTTGCTATACCGGCATTGCAGGGTCTAAAGCCCATGATTGCAATTCTTTTAGCGAGAGCGATGGCAGCATCACTTTTAAAACCAATCAGCCCCTTAACCCTGGCGAAGGATTTACCGTTGCTGCGGCCTTTAGTTCAGGCTTCATCAAAAAGCCATCCTTTACCGAGCGGCTGTTTACAGAATATAAGGAAATCGCCATTACCGCGTTGCTGCTAATTGCACTTGGAGGTTATCTTTTCTTCACCTGGCAACGTTATGGAGTAGATCCGGAAAGCCCGACAGTCATTCCCAGCTTTAATGTTCCCGGAGATTTCTCTCCTGCAATGCTCCGCTACTTCAATAAAAGAAAATCAGACCAAAAAGGTTTTGCCACTTCTGTGGTCAATATGGCCGTTAAGAAAGTCATCAGGATCCGAAAAGAGGCAGATGATTATGTGTTAGAGCGTGCTTCTGACGACATCAGTGTACTTAGCCCGGAAGAACAACAACTCTATCAGCATTTACTGGGTACCAGGTCAAAAATTTCCATTGACCAATCCAATAACAATACCATATCCACGGCCAGAAGAGCCTATGAAACCAGTGTAAAAGTGAAGCTTGACTTTGAGAAATACTTTGTTAAACACAGCAAACACCTGATCAAAGGCGTTCTCGCAACTATCGCGGCATTCGCCTTGTTCATGTATTTTGTAGGCGGAGGTTATCCCCTGGTCCTTCTTTTCTTTGCTCCCTTTCTTGGGGCTGGGTTGTTTTGCATTTATATCGGAATAAAAGGTCTGCGCTCCACCTATGGAATCTCTCTTTTCTTAGTTCTATTCGGACTCGGATTTGCAGGTGCCCCAGGCTGGATGCTTTTCCAGTTCATAGGAAAAATGGAACCTACCAGTGCGGTTTTTATCATTCTTGCGACCCTAATGTTCCTCTCTTTTATTTATCTGATCAAAGCGCCAACCCTTTATGGAGCGGCCATGCTCAGTGAAATCGCAGGCTTTAAAATGTACCTGGAAACGGCAGAACAGCATCGGCTGAACCTGCTGAACCCACCGGAACTCAGTCCTCAGCTTTTCGAGAAGTTCCTGCCTTATGCCATGGCACTGGATGTAGAAAATGCCTGGGGAGCTAAATTTGAACAGATCTTTGACGGAACGGATTACCAGCCGGACTGGTACTCCGGAAACAGCTTCCCTTACCGCTCATTCGGCTCAGGATTCTCGAAACCATTAAGTTCTGCCTTTGAAAGTGCCACACCATCGATCAGTACATCTTCAGGCTCAGGTTCTTCTTCCGGCTCTTCCGGAAGTTCCAGCTGGAGTTCTGGCAGCAGCAGCAGCGGATCTTCCGGAGGTGGAGGCGGTGGAGGTGGCGGCGGAGGCTGGTAA
- a CDS encoding LemA family protein, which produces MTILIITGIALLLLIGSILTYNQLVKKRNLMKEGWSGIDVYLKKRYDLIPNLIETVKGYATHEQQLMENITRLRNNAIQSSNKSEKILAETGLTQSVGQLMILAENYPDLKANTNFQQLQSQLETIESEIEMSRRYYNGTVRENNILIESFPSNLLAAAFNFQQGSFFEIQRPEERENQKASF; this is translated from the coding sequence ATGACAATACTTATCATTACCGGCATTGCACTATTGCTCCTGATTGGCAGTATTTTAACTTACAATCAGCTGGTTAAAAAGAGAAACCTCATGAAGGAGGGCTGGAGTGGAATTGATGTTTATCTTAAAAAAAGATACGACCTCATCCCGAATCTGATTGAAACGGTTAAAGGTTATGCTACGCATGAGCAGCAGCTGATGGAAAACATTACCCGATTGCGCAATAATGCCATACAATCCAGCAACAAATCCGAAAAGATTCTTGCCGAAACGGGACTTACGCAATCCGTTGGACAACTGATGATCCTTGCCGAAAACTATCCCGATTTAAAAGCAAACACCAATTTCCAACAGCTTCAGTCGCAATTGGAAACCATAGAATCGGAGATAGAAATGTCCAGAAGGTATTATAACGGAACTGTAAGAGAAAACAACATCCTCATTGAATCTTTTCCATCCAATCTGCTGGCCGCTGCTTTTAACTTCCAGCAAGGCAGTTTCTTCGAAATACAACGCCCTGAAGAAAGGGAAAATCAAAAAGCATCCTTTTAA
- a CDS encoding DUF3050 domain-containing protein has product MENRISSTLEQIQRDIEPLRQEIINHKVYSVINDLEDLRIFMEYHIYAVWDFMSLLKALQINLTCTSLPWFPVGSGNIRSLINEIVAGEESDIDAHGNKKSHFEMYLDAMEQCGADTTEIGRFINALKNGADFKAAYQLAGTPQEAIDFVDFTFSVINGGQTHVQASTFTFGREDLIPNMFLSIVNDLNKKFPDQISLFKYYLDRHIEVDGDHHSHLALEMTSDLCGDNESYWKAAEEMSMASLRKRIGLWDGAYRAILDRKR; this is encoded by the coding sequence ATGGAGAACAGAATAAGCAGTACCCTTGAACAAATTCAACGCGATATTGAGCCGTTAAGACAGGAGATCATCAACCATAAAGTATATTCCGTGATCAACGATCTGGAAGACCTTCGAATCTTTATGGAATACCATATTTATGCGGTGTGGGACTTTATGTCCTTACTGAAAGCCTTGCAAATTAACCTGACCTGTACAAGCCTGCCCTGGTTTCCTGTAGGATCGGGTAACATCAGGTCACTGATCAATGAGATTGTAGCTGGTGAAGAATCGGATATAGATGCCCATGGAAATAAGAAGAGCCATTTTGAGATGTACCTGGATGCCATGGAACAATGCGGAGCAGATACGACGGAGATTGGCAGATTTATCAATGCGTTAAAAAACGGAGCAGATTTTAAGGCAGCTTATCAGCTGGCCGGAACTCCTCAGGAGGCCATCGACTTTGTTGATTTCACCTTTAGTGTGATCAATGGCGGGCAAACTCATGTACAGGCCAGCACTTTTACTTTCGGAAGAGAAGACCTGATTCCAAATATGTTCTTATCTATTGTGAACGACCTGAATAAAAAATTCCCTGATCAGATTTCTTTGTTTAAGTACTATCTGGACAGACATATTGAGGTGGATGGCGATCATCATAGCCATTTGGCATTAGAAATGACGTCTGACCTTTGTGGCGACAATGAATCCTACTGGAAAGCTGCGGAAGAGATGAGTATGGCCTCTTTAAGAAAGCGAATCGGACTTTGGGATGGCGCTTATCGTGCGATTTTGGACCGTAAACGTTAG